One genomic segment of Paenibacillus durus includes these proteins:
- a CDS encoding ABC transporter permease, translating into MQSRAEPNPGNVIRQRLLLRKWDFWTAVTLVVYLLLCVFVVYPLVTLFINSFISEDGGFTIENYITFISLKYYRMALLNSFMVSALATLGAILIGVPLAYLSTRYAIKFKGLMQIMIVMSLLSPPFIGAYSWILLMGNNGFITRFIRDLGISVPSIYGMHGIVFVFALQFYPHIFLYVSGALKTIDTSLEEASESLGMTSWKRLRTVTLPLIFPTLSAGALMVFMASFADFGTPMLLGQGFKVLPILAYEQFVSEMGGNPAMASTLSIILILFSTSVLFTQRYFVARKNFSMTGMRTPKLIPLKPLAKTLLTIVAFIPACISILPQLTVILTSFIKTKGPVFQSGFSLDSYREVLYRVPRSIIHTYSYSILSIIIMVAGGMLISYILVRRKSKLTAALDGILMIPYVMPGTVLGISLIVAFNKPPIVLTGTWIILVIAYVVRKIPYTIRSSTAILHQLDRSVEEASISLGVPPMKTFFKTTGRLMAPGVISGAILSWITTINELSSTLVLYYGATATISVTIYSEVFTSNYGTGAALASILTLSTLISLLIANKLSGGKGLSV; encoded by the coding sequence GTGCAATCGAGGGCTGAGCCTAATCCGGGCAATGTAATCCGGCAGAGACTGCTGCTTAGAAAATGGGATTTCTGGACCGCAGTGACGCTCGTGGTCTATTTGCTGCTATGCGTCTTCGTTGTTTACCCCCTGGTAACTTTGTTCATCAACAGTTTTATCAGCGAAGATGGCGGCTTTACCATTGAAAATTATATTACTTTCATTTCATTGAAATATTACCGTATGGCGCTGCTGAACAGCTTTATGGTATCCGCGCTTGCCACATTAGGCGCTATCCTGATCGGAGTTCCGCTGGCCTATTTATCTACCCGATATGCGATTAAATTCAAAGGTCTCATGCAGATCATGATTGTGATGTCTCTCTTATCGCCTCCGTTCATTGGCGCTTATTCGTGGATCTTGCTGATGGGCAACAACGGATTTATTACCCGATTCATTCGTGACCTCGGCATTTCGGTTCCGTCAATCTACGGGATGCACGGCATCGTGTTCGTATTCGCGCTGCAGTTCTATCCGCATATTTTCCTGTACGTCTCCGGCGCGCTGAAGACGATCGATACGTCGCTGGAGGAAGCGTCGGAAAGCCTCGGGATGACCTCCTGGAAGCGTCTTCGCACCGTGACCCTGCCGCTGATTTTTCCAACTCTGTCGGCCGGGGCGCTCATGGTATTTATGGCATCCTTCGCGGATTTCGGTACACCGATGCTGCTGGGACAAGGCTTCAAGGTGCTCCCGATTCTTGCTTATGAGCAGTTCGTGAGTGAAATGGGCGGCAACCCGGCGATGGCCAGTACGCTGAGCATCATCCTGATTTTATTCTCCACCTCGGTCTTGTTCACTCAGCGTTATTTCGTCGCACGCAAAAACTTTTCGATGACGGGCATGCGGACACCGAAGCTGATTCCTCTTAAGCCCTTGGCGAAGACGCTGCTGACGATTGTCGCTTTTATTCCCGCATGTATTTCGATACTGCCGCAGTTGACTGTAATCTTAACGTCTTTTATCAAAACGAAGGGTCCTGTCTTTCAGTCAGGGTTTAGCCTTGACAGCTACAGGGAAGTACTGTACCGGGTTCCCCGTTCGATTATTCACACGTACTCGTATTCCATCCTGTCCATCATCATTATGGTTGCTGGTGGCATGCTGATTTCGTATATCCTGGTTCGGCGCAAATCCAAGCTTACGGCGGCGCTCGACGGCATTCTGATGATTCCGTATGTGATGCCGGGAACGGTGCTTGGGATAAGTCTTATTGTCGCTTTTAACAAACCGCCGATTGTGCTGACGGGAACCTGGATTATTCTTGTCATTGCTTATGTCGTGCGTAAAATTCCATACACCATACGCTCCAGCACAGCCATTCTCCATCAGCTTGACCGGAGTGTGGAGGAAGCCTCAATTAGTCTTGGCGTTCCGCCCATGAAGACCTTCTTTAAGACAACGGGGAGGCTGATGGCGCCGGGGGTAATATCGGGAGCGATTCTAAGCTGGATTACAACCATTAACGAGCTCAGCTCGACCCTGGTGTTGTATTATGGCGCAACAGCAACGATTTCCGTTACGATCTACAGCGAGGTATTTACCTCCAACTATGGGACGGGCGCGGCGCTTGCCTCGATTCTGACGTTAAGCACGCTGATTTCTTTGCTCATTGCGAATAAGCTGTCGGGCGGAAAAGGGTTATCTGTGTAA